One window from the genome of Rhabdothermincola sediminis encodes:
- a CDS encoding DegV family protein, with the protein MTVAIVTDSATALPPALAERHRITVVPMWLQVGGERVREGERSLEELVAASGVTTSGPSPGEFIEAIERRRSRDGVLVVTIAASMSSTHQAAVIAAGALDAPVRVVDSTTAAGAEALVVLAAAEAAERGLGLTQVAAAAERAREAVRLVATIPSLEHLARSGRVPGIAGWAGDRLGINPLFEFRRGEVHRLRPAMSRQAALDRIVSLCRRGASPGHRLHVAALHALAPDDGHRLLEQVRDLQPATSFVSEFGSVMVVHTGPGLAGLAWWWEPT; encoded by the coding sequence GTGACCGTCGCCATCGTCACCGACAGCGCCACGGCGCTCCCGCCGGCGCTCGCCGAACGTCACCGGATCACGGTGGTGCCGATGTGGCTCCAGGTCGGCGGCGAGCGGGTGCGCGAAGGCGAGCGCTCCTTGGAGGAGCTGGTCGCCGCCAGCGGCGTCACGACCTCGGGGCCGTCACCGGGCGAGTTCATCGAGGCGATCGAGCGGCGGCGGTCGCGCGACGGCGTGCTGGTGGTGACCATCGCCGCGTCCATGAGCAGCACCCACCAGGCAGCGGTCATCGCCGCGGGCGCCCTCGACGCGCCGGTCCGGGTGGTGGACTCCACCACCGCCGCCGGCGCGGAGGCGCTCGTCGTGCTGGCCGCGGCCGAGGCCGCCGAGCGAGGTCTCGGCCTCACCCAGGTCGCCGCGGCCGCGGAGCGAGCCCGGGAGGCGGTGCGGTTGGTGGCCACGATCCCCTCGCTGGAGCACCTGGCCCGCAGTGGTCGGGTACCGGGGATCGCCGGGTGGGCCGGCGACCGGCTGGGCATCAACCCCCTGTTCGAGTTCCGCCGGGGCGAGGTGCACCGGCTCCGCCCGGCCATGAGCCGGCAGGCCGCGCTCGACCGGATCGTGTCCCTGTGCCGGCGGGGTGCGAGCCCCGGGCACCGGCTCCACGTGGCGGCGTTGCACGCGCTGGCCCCCGACGACGGGCACCGGCTGCTCGAGCAGGTGCGGGACCTGCAGCCCGCCACCTCGTTCGTGAGCGAGTTCGGGTCGGTGATGGTGGTCCACACCGGCCCCGGCCTCGCCGGGCTGGCCTGGTGGTGGGAACCCACCTAG
- a CDS encoding molybdopterin oxidoreductase family protein: protein MFERLVPVRTEGQLSSRLGRRAGGFHLGQVPADRVPDMITRSVCGYCSVGCGLDVHLQGGRAIGITPSPTHPVNQGSACPKGWELLAPMEAHDRAGTPMRRSPAGRLEPVSWPEALRAFVSGVREVQAAYGPDSVAFLSTGQIPSEEIALLGLLARSGLGIRHGDGNTRQCMASTVVAYKECFGFDAPPYTYADLELGDVIVFWGANPAIAHPILWERALRNPNHPEIVVVDPRRTETAMVATHHLQLRPKTDLALAYAVGHVLIRDRLVDRRFVEAHTSGFESYAAHVKRFPPSVVAADCDLAESEIEALAHVIGTGRAVSIWWTMGVNQSHQGVRTAQALIALALLTGNIGEPGTGANSITGQCNAMGSRLFANTTCLFGGRDFENPEHRAAVAGALSIDEAVLPREPSWSYDRIMEGIASGAIRGLWVIATNTAHSWINQSDARELLGRLEFLAVQDLYHDTETARFAHLLLPAAGWGEKEGTFINSERRLGLIKAVRRPPGQALADFWIFKAIASAAGCAALVAPWESPEAAFRLLQRLTAGMPCDITGVDGWEHIDTGAAQWPYPDGADRPSPGEVERRLFSDGRFHTPDGRARFVVDDPTPPPERLSSSYPLVLLTGRGSSAQWHTGTRTSRAPALRLLAPEGGVVEIHPDDAAVRGIATGDPVEVRSARGSMAATALVSPTVRRGEVFVPMHAASTNQLTFPVFDPHSRQPGYKHCAVDVRRR from the coding sequence ATGTTCGAGCGGCTCGTGCCCGTGCGGACCGAGGGCCAGCTCTCGTCCCGGCTCGGCCGCCGAGCCGGAGGGTTCCACCTCGGTCAGGTGCCAGCTGACCGGGTGCCCGACATGATCACCCGCAGCGTGTGCGGGTATTGCTCTGTCGGCTGCGGCCTCGATGTCCATCTGCAAGGCGGTCGAGCAATCGGGATCACACCATCGCCGACCCATCCCGTGAACCAGGGTTCGGCGTGCCCGAAGGGCTGGGAGCTCCTCGCTCCGATGGAAGCCCACGACAGAGCCGGTACCCCGATGCGCCGCAGCCCCGCTGGACGGCTCGAGCCGGTGAGCTGGCCAGAGGCTCTCCGGGCCTTCGTGTCCGGAGTGCGCGAGGTGCAAGCTGCCTACGGGCCGGACAGTGTCGCCTTCCTGTCGACGGGCCAGATCCCCAGTGAAGAGATCGCCCTGCTGGGTCTGCTGGCTCGCAGCGGACTCGGCATCCGCCACGGCGACGGCAACACCCGACAGTGCATGGCGTCGACGGTCGTGGCGTACAAGGAGTGCTTCGGCTTTGATGCACCCCCCTACACCTACGCCGATCTCGAGCTGGGCGACGTGATCGTGTTCTGGGGTGCCAACCCGGCCATCGCGCACCCGATCCTGTGGGAGCGAGCGCTGCGAAACCCGAACCACCCGGAGATCGTGGTGGTCGATCCGCGGCGCACCGAGACCGCGATGGTCGCGACCCATCACCTCCAGCTCCGGCCGAAGACCGACCTGGCCCTGGCCTACGCAGTCGGGCACGTCCTGATCCGCGACCGGCTGGTGGACCGGCGTTTCGTGGAAGCGCACACTTCCGGTTTCGAGAGCTACGCCGCGCACGTCAAGCGGTTCCCACCCTCGGTCGTGGCCGCAGACTGCGATCTCGCCGAGAGCGAGATCGAGGCTCTGGCCCATGTGATCGGTACCGGACGTGCCGTGTCGATCTGGTGGACGATGGGGGTGAACCAGTCCCATCAAGGGGTGCGTACCGCACAGGCGCTCATAGCGCTCGCGCTGCTGACCGGCAACATCGGCGAGCCGGGTACCGGGGCGAACTCGATCACCGGCCAGTGCAATGCGATGGGCTCGCGGCTGTTCGCCAACACAACCTGCCTCTTCGGAGGCCGAGACTTTGAGAATCCGGAGCACCGGGCCGCGGTCGCAGGAGCACTCTCGATCGACGAAGCCGTGCTGCCCCGGGAACCGAGCTGGTCGTATGACCGCATCATGGAGGGGATCGCCTCCGGTGCGATACGGGGCCTCTGGGTCATTGCCACCAACACCGCGCATTCCTGGATCAACCAGTCCGACGCCCGCGAGCTACTCGGGCGCCTGGAGTTCCTGGCCGTCCAGGATCTCTACCACGACACGGAGACCGCCCGGTTCGCGCACCTCCTGCTCCCAGCCGCCGGCTGGGGCGAGAAGGAGGGAACCTTCATCAACAGCGAGCGCAGGCTGGGTCTGATCAAAGCGGTGCGGCGTCCCCCTGGTCAGGCGCTGGCAGATTTCTGGATCTTCAAGGCCATCGCGTCCGCTGCTGGCTGCGCCGCCCTCGTTGCTCCGTGGGAGTCGCCCGAGGCAGCGTTCCGGCTCCTCCAGCGGCTGACCGCAGGAATGCCCTGCGACATCACCGGCGTCGACGGCTGGGAGCACATCGACACCGGTGCGGCTCAGTGGCCCTACCCCGACGGCGCCGATCGCCCGAGCCCCGGAGAGGTCGAGCGGCGCCTGTTCTCCGACGGCCGCTTCCACACGCCAGACGGCCGGGCTCGCTTCGTCGTCGACGATCCGACCCCGCCGCCAGAACGACTCTCGTCCTCCTACCCGCTGGTGCTGCTCACGGGACGCGGCTCCTCTGCGCAATGGCACACCGGGACCCGTACCTCGCGCGCTCCGGCACTCCGCCTGTTGGCACCGGAAGGTGGCGTCGTGGAGATCCACCCCGACGACGCAGCCGTCCGTGGCATCGCGACCGGGGATCCGGTGGAGGTGCGATCAGCGCGTGGCTCGATGGCGGCCACGGCCCTGGTCTCCCCCACAGTGCGCCGGGGAGAGGTGTTCGTCCCAATGCATGCCGCATCGACCAACCAGCTGACCTTCCCCGTCTTCGACCCTCACTCCCGCCAGCCCGGCTACAAACACTGTGCGGTTGACGTGCGGCGGAGGTGA
- a CDS encoding alpha/beta hydrolase — protein sequence MPTPSLITADGVALAARGWLTDTTPRGAVVLVHGFSAHRDHPEVVATAEALHQRQLDVVTYDARGHGGSGGRSTLGDLEAHDVAAAVELAASRADRIVLVGASMGAIAALRYASTDPSLAGVVAVSCPARWRLPRSAAGLASALLTRTIPGRLLADRLMRVRIAPRWTNPLPPVELVSLLASPLVVVHGAADRFISSTDAHELFAAARQPCRLELVAGMGHAFGAQATPTIVGAVEWILGDSR from the coding sequence GTGCCGACACCCAGCCTGATCACCGCCGACGGCGTCGCCCTGGCCGCTCGCGGCTGGCTGACCGACACCACCCCCCGAGGCGCGGTGGTCTTGGTCCACGGCTTCAGCGCTCATCGGGACCACCCCGAGGTGGTCGCCACTGCGGAAGCTCTCCACCAGCGGCAGCTCGACGTGGTCACCTACGACGCCCGGGGGCACGGCGGATCAGGCGGACGTTCGACACTCGGCGATCTCGAGGCCCACGACGTGGCCGCGGCGGTGGAGCTGGCGGCATCCCGGGCGGATCGGATCGTGCTGGTCGGGGCGTCGATGGGGGCCATCGCCGCGCTGCGGTATGCGAGCACCGACCCGTCGCTGGCAGGCGTCGTGGCGGTGAGCTGCCCCGCCCGGTGGCGCCTGCCCCGGAGTGCCGCGGGTCTGGCGTCGGCTTTGCTCACCCGCACGATCCCTGGCCGGCTGCTCGCCGATCGCCTGATGCGGGTGCGCATCGCCCCCCGGTGGACCAACCCGCTGCCGCCGGTGGAGCTCGTGTCCCTGCTCGCCTCGCCGCTGGTCGTCGTGCACGGTGCCGCCGACCGCTTCATCAGCTCCACGGATGCCCACGAGTTGTTCGCCGCGGCTCGCCAACCGTGCCGCTTGGAGCTCGTCGCGGGGATGGGCCACGCGTTCGGGGCCCAGGCCACGCCCACCATCGTGGGCGCGGTGGAGTGGATCCTGGGCGATTCCCGCTAG
- a CDS encoding DmsC/YnfH family molybdoenzyme membrane anchor subunit, with protein MTDVTGTTTPIDEYLIRQRVLTPVERFAAHIDGHERTTASRRWRDLVPVSPPGPGEQYAFEIDLDRCTGCKACVTACHTLNGLDGDESWRRVGTLRGIDPATGSGIIQTVTHACHHCIDPACLSGCPVDAYRKDPDTGIVAHLDDQCIGCLYCTMTCPYEVPAPHRGLGIVRKCDLCAGRLAEGEAPACVQGCPNDAIAVTVVRVADVVATLAADARARLLPGAPPSSLTLPTTTYRSERTLPRGARPVDNGALRPAHGHTPLVVMLVLTQIAVGSATLGWLIELVAPSAVSSTGPLAILALGTAVVALTASLTHLGRPRYAWRAVRGVSHSWLSREIVAFGLFALFSALYAMAVFTGAPRELSVALGGGATTAGVAGVAASVMVYAVTGRRSWSVVRTTARFALTCLLGGSLSVLTVLSAGGGDPRLITGAGALGMAAAAAAALTHWQARRRRGDRDDPLVLRGSLLRGPLDVPSTARLLLALGVLLLVPAILAVASSSPGASPGAATLGTVSAATAICTELLERHLFFRTSGGPRLPTGGA; from the coding sequence ATGACCGACGTGACCGGAACCACCACGCCGATCGACGAGTACCTCATCCGCCAACGCGTCTTGACCCCGGTCGAGCGCTTCGCCGCGCACATCGATGGCCACGAGCGCACGACGGCTTCCCGGCGCTGGCGGGATCTCGTACCGGTATCGCCTCCCGGACCCGGGGAGCAGTACGCGTTCGAGATCGATCTCGACCGCTGCACAGGATGCAAGGCTTGCGTGACGGCGTGTCACACCCTCAACGGCCTTGACGGCGACGAGTCGTGGAGGCGAGTGGGCACCCTACGGGGGATCGATCCCGCGACCGGATCCGGCATCATCCAGACCGTCACCCACGCCTGCCATCACTGCATCGATCCGGCGTGCCTCTCGGGATGCCCGGTCGACGCCTACCGCAAGGATCCGGACACGGGCATCGTCGCCCACCTCGATGACCAGTGCATCGGATGCCTGTACTGCACCATGACCTGTCCATACGAGGTGCCCGCGCCACACCGCGGGCTGGGGATCGTGCGCAAGTGCGACCTCTGCGCCGGCCGCCTCGCCGAAGGCGAGGCCCCCGCATGCGTCCAGGGTTGCCCCAACGACGCCATCGCGGTCACCGTCGTGCGTGTCGCCGACGTGGTGGCGACCCTCGCCGCTGACGCCAGGGCCCGGCTGCTACCGGGAGCGCCACCGTCGTCGCTCACGCTGCCCACCACGACCTACCGGTCCGAGCGCACGCTCCCCCGTGGCGCCCGGCCAGTCGACAACGGCGCCCTTCGACCCGCCCACGGCCACACCCCGCTGGTCGTGATGCTCGTGCTGACCCAGATCGCCGTAGGCTCCGCCACCCTCGGCTGGCTGATCGAGCTGGTCGCACCCTCAGCCGTCAGCAGCACCGGCCCGCTGGCGATCCTGGCACTGGGCACCGCTGTCGTGGCCCTCACCGCGTCTCTCACCCACCTCGGTCGCCCCCGGTACGCGTGGCGGGCGGTCCGAGGGGTCTCGCACTCGTGGCTGAGCAGGGAGATCGTGGCGTTCGGGCTCTTCGCGCTGTTCTCGGCCCTGTACGCGATGGCAGTCTTCACCGGTGCTCCGCGAGAGCTGTCGGTCGCTCTCGGCGGCGGGGCGACCACTGCGGGGGTGGCCGGGGTTGCCGCCTCGGTGATGGTGTACGCCGTGACCGGCCGGCGATCGTGGTCGGTGGTCCGCACCACGGCTCGGTTCGCGCTCACGTGCCTGCTGGGTGGCTCGCTGTCGGTGCTCACGGTGCTCTCGGCGGGTGGAGGTGACCCTCGGCTGATCACCGGAGCTGGCGCCCTGGGCATGGCGGCGGCCGCAGCGGCAGCACTCACCCACTGGCAGGCGCGGCGACGACGTGGCGACCGGGACGATCCGCTGGTCCTTCGCGGCTCGCTGTTGCGAGGTCCGCTCGACGTGCCGTCCACGGCGCGGTTACTCCTCGCGCTGGGGGTGCTGCTCCTGGTTCCCGCCATCCTGGCCGTCGCGTCGTCATCACCGGGGGCTTCGCCGGGCGCGGCCACCTTGGGCACCGTGTCGGCGGCGACGGCCATCTGCACCGAGCTACTCGAACGGCACTTGTTCTTTCGCACCAGTGGCGGGCCCCGGCTGCCCACTGGAGGAGCATGA
- a CDS encoding glycosyltransferase family 4 protein, translating into MRVAVIAPPWLAVPPSGYGGTELVLDVLCRGLEEQGHEVLLCTTGDSTCPVARHWVFERSLGTTAISPAAELHHVIEAYDAAAAWRADIVHDHTITGLAWGEAFPTLPVVTTNHGPFEGDLAAVLRRVGRRVPIIAISHHQASTAGSIPIGAVIHHGIDLSRCEVGDGGGGYALFLGRMSPDKGVTTAITVARRAGVPLKIAAKMQERAELEYFAERVRPMLGGDIEYVGEVGPVAKGQLLRDALCLLNPIAWAEPFGMVMIEALAHGTPVVATPFGSAPEIVDDGQTGFLRNDEDSLLRALERVPELDRASCRQVAEERFSMARMATEHAAFYAAQLERHGPSLLSDPATADR; encoded by the coding sequence GTGAGGGTTGCGGTCATCGCTCCACCGTGGTTGGCCGTACCGCCTAGCGGCTACGGGGGTACCGAGCTGGTACTCGACGTGCTCTGTCGAGGTCTCGAGGAACAGGGTCACGAGGTGCTGCTGTGCACGACCGGTGACAGCACCTGCCCGGTGGCGCGGCACTGGGTGTTCGAACGATCGCTCGGCACCACCGCCATCAGCCCCGCAGCGGAGCTGCACCACGTGATCGAGGCCTACGACGCCGCTGCCGCTTGGCGGGCGGACATCGTGCACGACCACACCATCACCGGTCTGGCCTGGGGGGAGGCGTTCCCGACCCTGCCGGTGGTCACCACCAACCACGGTCCGTTCGAGGGCGACCTGGCAGCGGTTCTGCGCCGGGTCGGTCGGCGGGTACCGATCATCGCCATCTCGCACCACCAGGCGTCGACTGCGGGGAGCATCCCGATCGGCGCGGTGATCCATCATGGGATCGACCTCTCGCGCTGCGAGGTGGGCGACGGTGGCGGTGGATATGCGCTCTTCCTCGGTCGGATGAGCCCGGACAAGGGGGTCACCACCGCCATCACGGTTGCCCGCCGGGCGGGTGTACCGCTCAAGATCGCGGCGAAGATGCAGGAGCGGGCCGAGCTCGAGTACTTCGCCGAGCGGGTGCGGCCGATGCTCGGCGGTGACATCGAATACGTGGGTGAGGTGGGCCCGGTGGCGAAGGGCCAGCTCCTCCGAGATGCCCTGTGCCTGCTCAATCCCATCGCCTGGGCGGAGCCGTTCGGAATGGTGATGATCGAGGCGCTGGCTCACGGCACCCCGGTGGTGGCGACCCCGTTCGGCTCCGCCCCGGAGATCGTCGACGATGGGCAGACCGGCTTCCTCCGCAACGACGAGGACTCGTTGCTCCGGGCGCTCGAGCGGGTGCCCGAGTTGGATCGGGCGTCGTGCCGGCAGGTCGCCGAGGAACGGTTCTCCATGGCGCGCATGGCCACCGAGCACGCAGCGTTCTACGCCGCGCAGCTCGAGCGGCACGGCCCTTCGCTCCTCAGCGATCCGGCCACCGCCGACCGCTGA
- a CDS encoding MFS transporter has protein sequence MHNFGSAAGAVTLPHVAGVVGGPAGWRWAIAPTGVISAAYRLHYRRTVTDTPSGRVFSAAYFCTFGSELAVVTMLPAFFTDTFGIGTTAAGMVASGFAFMNLIARPTGGLLSDLLGSRKRTLSILLVGLAGGHGLMATIDNGWPLPVAIATCMVSSFFVQSGEGAVFAIVPMVKKRVSGQISGIVGAYGNLGAVVFLTALLFVGSTAFFLIIAAASIAGLIATRWLVEPVDSFSPGLVENDTTTASEPALLQPQVIPPRLPA, from the coding sequence GTGCATAACTTCGGTTCTGCCGCGGGGGCGGTCACCCTCCCCCACGTCGCCGGTGTCGTCGGGGGTCCCGCCGGCTGGCGGTGGGCCATCGCGCCGACAGGTGTCATCTCGGCCGCCTACCGGCTGCATTACCGGCGAACGGTCACCGACACCCCCTCAGGCCGTGTCTTCTCGGCCGCCTACTTCTGCACCTTCGGCTCGGAGCTCGCAGTGGTGACGATGCTGCCCGCGTTCTTCACCGACACCTTCGGGATCGGCACGACCGCCGCCGGAATGGTCGCCTCGGGCTTCGCGTTCATGAACCTCATCGCACGCCCGACGGGTGGGTTGCTCTCAGACCTGCTGGGTAGCCGCAAGCGGACCTTGTCGATCCTGCTGGTCGGCCTCGCTGGCGGCCACGGCCTCATGGCCACCATCGACAACGGCTGGCCGCTCCCGGTTGCCATCGCTACGTGCATGGTCTCCTCGTTCTTCGTCCAGTCGGGCGAGGGTGCGGTCTTCGCCATCGTGCCCATGGTGAAGAAGCGGGTGAGTGGTCAGATCTCGGGCATCGTCGGGGCCTACGGGAACCTGGGGGCGGTCGTGTTCCTCACGGCTCTGCTCTTCGTCGGATCGACAGCGTTCTTCCTGATCATCGCCGCTGCATCGATCGCCGGACTCATCGCGACCCGCTGGCTCGTCGAGCCGGTCGACTCCTTCAGCCCGGGACTCGTCGAGAACGACACGACGACAGCGAGCGAACCCGCGCTGCTCCAGCCACAGGTCATCCCCCCCCGTTTACCCGCCTGA
- a CDS encoding uroporphyrinogen-III synthase, producing MAGYTVAITADRRSDEQAELLRRRGAAVLHGPTIKTLPLDETSRMRHATTQVIAHPPDVVALTTAIGVRSWLGAAESLGLGDALYQALDQALVLARGPKTAGAAAGLGVEVHEVTTQATHEELLDRVAKLIASHPSDRRLRVAVQLDGAGQPATEQLRALGVDVVALPVYRWVLPDDLTPAERVITAVAEHAVDAVTFTCAHAVTNFVELATRAGLLDQVRTGFSRGVLACAVGPVTAARLRASAVATEPIEPVRPRLGSMVQALTRALSTRRTLLRVGNHEVMIQGRLVYVSPTRSVLLTDRERKVFAVLVRRPGAVVSKRELLGQVWSHDTDPHVVEVTVGRLRRRLGEAGIGVETVMRRGYRLAVI from the coding sequence ATGGCTGGCTACACCGTCGCCATCACGGCTGATCGCCGCTCCGATGAGCAGGCAGAGCTCCTGAGGCGGCGAGGTGCCGCTGTTCTGCACGGTCCCACCATCAAGACCTTGCCTCTCGATGAGACATCCAGGATGCGCCATGCCACCACTCAGGTCATCGCTCATCCTCCCGATGTCGTGGCACTCACCACCGCGATCGGTGTGCGTAGCTGGCTCGGCGCGGCAGAGAGCCTGGGGCTCGGAGACGCCCTCTATCAGGCGCTCGACCAAGCCCTCGTACTCGCCCGCGGGCCGAAAACCGCTGGCGCAGCAGCAGGTCTGGGCGTGGAGGTGCACGAGGTCACCACCCAGGCCACTCACGAGGAGCTCCTGGACCGGGTCGCGAAGCTCATCGCGAGCCACCCCAGTGACCGCCGTCTGAGGGTCGCCGTGCAGCTGGATGGGGCTGGTCAACCCGCCACTGAGCAGCTCCGAGCCCTCGGTGTAGACGTGGTGGCCCTTCCCGTGTACCGCTGGGTGCTGCCTGACGACCTCACACCAGCCGAGCGCGTGATCACGGCCGTGGCTGAGCACGCCGTGGACGCCGTCACCTTCACCTGTGCTCATGCCGTGACGAACTTCGTCGAGCTGGCCACCAGGGCCGGGTTGCTCGACCAGGTGCGGACCGGTTTCTCCCGAGGTGTGCTGGCCTGCGCGGTCGGGCCGGTCACCGCAGCCCGGTTGCGTGCCAGCGCGGTCGCGACCGAGCCGATCGAGCCGGTGCGACCTCGTCTCGGCTCGATGGTGCAGGCATTGACCCGTGCGCTCTCCACTCGCCGAACCTTGCTACGAGTCGGGAACCACGAGGTGATGATCCAGGGACGCCTGGTCTACGTGAGTCCGACTCGGTCCGTCTTGCTGACCGATCGGGAGCGGAAGGTGTTCGCGGTGCTCGTTCGGCGGCCCGGGGCCGTGGTGTCCAAGCGGGAACTCCTCGGGCAGGTCTGGAGCCACGACACCGATCCCCACGTGGTGGAAGTGACCGTCGGTCGACTGCGACGCCGGCTCGGTGAGGCTGGTATCGGGGTCGAGACGGTGATGCGACGTGGGTACCGCCTCGCCGTCATCTGA
- a CDS encoding glycerol-3-phosphate acyltransferase — protein sequence MTQAGVALLVAYVVGAVPFAQLAARLTRGTDLRLVGSGTVSGTSLYQVAGFWPLAIAGVLDVGKGAAGPLLASRSPTLAALAGGAAVAGHNWSPFLRFAGGRGISPAIGALTVTAWPGAVLLLAGLAIGRLTRQTGAVCFVVYLALVPLAATSRGSAGALAAAAVLIPMLVKRLAGNRPPAERTATTYLRRLVFDRDEPPPRDRSPGRPR from the coding sequence ATGACGCAGGCCGGTGTGGCCCTGCTCGTCGCCTACGTGGTGGGCGCTGTGCCGTTCGCCCAACTCGCGGCACGCCTCACCCGGGGGACCGATCTGCGCCTGGTGGGCAGCGGCACGGTGTCGGGGACCAGCCTGTACCAGGTCGCCGGCTTCTGGCCACTGGCCATCGCCGGGGTGCTCGACGTGGGCAAGGGCGCAGCCGGACCACTGCTCGCGTCCCGATCGCCGACCTTGGCCGCGCTCGCCGGTGGTGCAGCGGTCGCCGGGCACAACTGGTCCCCCTTCCTGCGCTTCGCAGGCGGCCGTGGGATCTCCCCGGCCATCGGGGCGCTCACCGTCACCGCCTGGCCTGGGGCGGTACTACTGCTCGCGGGGCTCGCCATCGGCCGCCTGACTCGCCAGACCGGCGCGGTGTGCTTCGTCGTCTACCTCGCCCTGGTACCGCTTGCGGCCACGAGCCGAGGATCGGCCGGGGCGCTCGCGGCGGCCGCGGTGCTCATCCCCATGCTCGTCAAGCGACTCGCGGGCAACCGACCGCCGGCCGAGCGAACCGCGACGACCTACCTCCGGCGACTGGTCTTCGACCGGGACGAGCCGCCGCCACGGGACCGGAGCCCAGGGCGGCCACGGTGA
- a CDS encoding GNAT family N-acetyltransferase, translated as MSGATIVNRVDAPPAPTFAELCSVISTELWVDLSHATEESLLVDDLGLDSLALVELVVVAERWSTEPWPEDLIASLRTLGDVYHQVRAGAGLGVVPPTPRGRLEGPDVRLRPVMVEDEPYLAALHVWGDALVRFRLRGRTPSPEGMRRLLWEEVLAQFVVTCRDGRRVGVVSAFELDARNRTVHLAVIEDPEWVGSGLALEGVAVFLSYLFAQFDLRKVYAECLADNYVAFASGAGRVFDVEGRLREHEYVDGRYEDVYLLAVERSRWAVQHRRLFGHGAPWS; from the coding sequence ATGAGCGGGGCGACAATCGTGAACCGGGTGGATGCCCCACCAGCACCGACGTTCGCCGAGCTCTGCTCGGTCATCTCGACCGAGCTGTGGGTGGACCTGAGCCACGCGACCGAGGAGTCGCTGCTGGTGGATGACCTGGGCCTGGACTCGCTCGCGCTGGTGGAGCTGGTCGTCGTGGCCGAGCGCTGGAGCACCGAGCCGTGGCCCGAGGATCTCATCGCCAGCCTCCGCACCCTCGGCGATGTGTACCACCAGGTGCGCGCCGGTGCCGGGCTCGGTGTGGTCCCGCCCACCCCGCGCGGCCGCCTCGAGGGGCCCGATGTGCGGCTGCGGCCGGTGATGGTCGAGGACGAGCCCTACCTTGCTGCGCTGCACGTATGGGGCGATGCCCTGGTGCGATTCCGGCTGCGCGGCCGGACCCCGAGCCCGGAGGGGATGCGGCGGCTGCTCTGGGAGGAGGTGCTGGCCCAGTTCGTCGTCACCTGCCGGGACGGGCGTCGCGTGGGAGTGGTCTCCGCGTTCGAGCTCGATGCCCGCAACCGAACGGTCCACCTGGCGGTCATCGAGGATCCTGAGTGGGTGGGGAGCGGGCTCGCGCTCGAAGGGGTGGCGGTGTTCCTGAGTTACCTCTTCGCGCAGTTCGATCTCCGCAAGGTCTATGCCGAGTGCCTCGCTGACAACTACGTCGCCTTCGCCAGTGGTGCTGGGCGGGTGTTCGATGTCGAGGGCCGCCTGCGTGAGCACGAGTACGTCGACGGCCGGTATGAGGACGTCTACCTCCTCGCCGTCGAGCGGTCGAGGTGGGCGGTGCAGCATCGGCGCCTCTTCGGCCACGGCGCTCCCTGGAGCTGA
- a CDS encoding RNA polymerase sigma factor encodes MRGRDEQEAVSQPQGLGSFDELYSAYFRSLYRYVARRVGPDHAEELTAEAFAQAWIRRDRFDPSLGSPSTWLFAIATNLVRRHRRTEERKLRALARWHQPVSVPSGEREVLEGVAAREVWPQVAAALLEVGPTDRDCIYLYAVAGLSYAEVATTLSLPIGTVRSRINRVRGRLRRAVQGTLDLQG; translated from the coding sequence GTGCGTGGACGCGACGAGCAGGAAGCGGTGTCGCAGCCGCAGGGTCTGGGCTCCTTCGACGAGCTGTATTCCGCCTACTTCCGGTCTCTCTACCGCTACGTGGCCCGTCGCGTCGGTCCGGACCATGCGGAGGAGCTGACCGCGGAGGCCTTTGCTCAGGCTTGGATCCGGCGGGACCGCTTCGACCCGTCGCTGGGGTCGCCTTCGACCTGGCTGTTCGCCATCGCCACGAACCTCGTCCGGCGGCACCGCCGCACCGAGGAGCGCAAGCTGCGAGCGCTGGCTCGCTGGCACCAGCCGGTCTCCGTGCCTAGCGGTGAGCGGGAGGTGCTGGAGGGGGTCGCGGCTCGGGAGGTGTGGCCGCAGGTGGCAGCAGCCCTGCTGGAGGTCGGTCCCACGGATCGTGATTGCATCTACCTGTATGCGGTGGCCGGTCTCAGCTATGCTGAGGTGGCGACAACCTTGTCGCTACCAATCGGTACAGTGAGGTCAAGGATCAATCGAGTTCGGGGGAGGCTGCGGAGGGCGGTCCAGGGCACCCTGGACCTGCAGGGCTGA